The Vicia villosa cultivar HV-30 ecotype Madison, WI unplaced genomic scaffold, Vvil1.0 ctg.002054F_1_1, whole genome shotgun sequence genome has a segment encoding these proteins:
- the LOC131637602 gene encoding uncharacterized protein LOC131637602 — translation MEFTSLDDFREAIREWTVLNGREITFIKNEGYRVRVECKSKCGFLMLCSKVGHKHTYAIKTIKDTHTCARVLDNKTADSKWVAKAVVKKMQNCDNLRICDIIQDMRQNYGLGITVGRAWKAKMIARQMIEGDADKQYSNLWRYEAELHRVSAGNTIKVNIERPSPSIQPRFGAFFLCFEGCKKGFINGCRPFIGVDGCHLKTKYGGQLLIAVGRDPNDQYFPLAFGVVETETKESWKCGLYSC, via the coding sequence ATGGAGTTCACTTCCCTAGATGACTTTAGGGAGGCTATACGTGAGTGGACAGTTTTAAATGGGAGGGAAATAACATTCATAAAAAATGAGGGATATAGGGTGAGAGTTGAATGTAAGTCCAAGTGTGGTTTTTTAATGCTTTGTTCCAAAGTGGGCCACAAGCACACTTATGCAATTAAGACTATAAAGGACAcccacacatgtgctagggttttgGATAACAAAACTGCAGATTCAAAGTGGGTGGCCAAGGCAGTTGTAAAGAAAATGCAGAATTGTGACAACTTGAGGATCTGTGATATTATTCAAGATATGAGGCAAAATTATGGATTGGGTATCACTGTGGGCAGGGCATGGAAAGCAAAAATGATAGCAAGACAAATGATAGAAGGGGATGCAGACAAGCAATATTCAAATTTGTGGAGGTATGAAGCTGAATTGCATAGGGTGAGTGCTGGAAACACTATAAAGGTCAACATTGAGAGACCATCACCTTCCATCCAACCAAGGTTTGGTgctttctttttatgttttgagGGATGTAAAAAAGGGTTCATAAATGGTTGTAGACCTTTTATTGGGGTTGATGGCTGTCATCTAAAGACTAAATATGGAGGTCAGTTGTTGATAGCAGTGGGAAGGGACCCCAATGATCAATATTTTCCACTGGCCTTTGGGGTTGTTGAAACAGAAACAAAAGAATCTTGGAAGTGTGGTTTATACAGCTGTTAA